A genomic stretch from Alteribacter keqinensis includes:
- a CDS encoding FAD-dependent oxidoreductase, with amino-acid sequence MMSEHMPRYPEPFWRKESETTEYPALTDNTDCDVAVVGGGIAGITTAYLLQKEGKNVVLIDAGKLINGTTGHTTAKITSQHGLFYDELINHFGKEKARHYYDANQEGLEFIEELVNELSIDCDFSHEDAFVFTQDPDEIFKIKKEDEAYQQLDINGGLIDEKTLPFYTRAAIVMRDQAQFHPVKYLNALTDAFIKAGGTVYENTTASDVKTGDRPAVITREGHEITCDHVVAASHFPFYDGMGFYFARMHAERSYSLAVKTSKPITSGMYINAEDPKRSIRCTPAEDGYLMIIGGEKHKTGQGIDTSKHYDALAAYSREMFPDAEILYRWATHDLITMDKLPYIGHITERHKNIFVATGFHKWGMTNGTIAAKIIRDGILEKENTYRELFTPHRMKADPGIKEFVKENANVAKYFVKGKAEMVRRKPEDLASDEGGVVTVKGKRAGAYKDPDGLLHAVDTTCTHMGCECEWNDGDRTWDCPCHGSRFNVQGEVIEGPADKPLRKLDLE; translated from the coding sequence GTGACGTTGCGGTCGTCGGTGGAGGGATTGCAGGAATTACAACTGCATACCTGCTGCAAAAAGAAGGAAAGAATGTCGTGTTAATTGATGCTGGAAAGCTCATTAACGGAACAACCGGTCATACTACAGCTAAAATCACGTCTCAGCACGGGCTGTTTTATGACGAGCTGATCAACCATTTTGGTAAAGAGAAAGCACGTCATTACTATGATGCCAACCAGGAAGGACTCGAGTTTATTGAAGAGCTGGTTAATGAGCTTTCCATAGACTGTGATTTCAGTCATGAAGATGCATTCGTATTTACACAGGATCCGGATGAAATTTTTAAGATAAAAAAAGAAGATGAAGCCTACCAGCAGCTTGATATTAACGGTGGCCTGATCGATGAAAAAACCTTGCCATTCTACACCAGAGCGGCGATTGTGATGCGTGACCAGGCCCAGTTTCACCCCGTGAAATACCTTAACGCCCTGACAGATGCGTTTATTAAAGCAGGAGGAACGGTTTACGAAAACACAACGGCCAGTGATGTCAAAACCGGTGACCGTCCTGCTGTGATCACGAGAGAAGGGCATGAAATCACGTGCGATCATGTGGTGGCTGCTTCTCACTTCCCTTTCTATGACGGAATGGGCTTTTACTTCGCCCGGATGCACGCAGAAAGGTCATATTCTCTTGCCGTGAAAACATCCAAACCAATTACTTCAGGCATGTATATTAATGCGGAGGATCCCAAGCGTTCGATTCGCTGCACACCGGCAGAAGACGGGTATTTGATGATTATCGGAGGCGAGAAGCATAAAACCGGTCAGGGCATCGATACGTCGAAGCATTACGACGCACTTGCAGCCTACAGCCGCGAAATGTTTCCCGATGCTGAAATCCTTTACCGCTGGGCAACTCACGATCTTATCACGATGGACAAACTGCCGTATATCGGCCACATCACCGAACGTCATAAAAACATTTTTGTTGCAACCGGCTTTCACAAGTGGGGTATGACGAACGGAACCATTGCAGCAAAAATCATCCGGGACGGCATTTTGGAAAAAGAAAACACGTACCGGGAATTGTTCACTCCCCATCGGATGAAAGCCGATCCGGGTATTAAGGAGTTCGTAAAAGAGAATGCAAACGTAGCTAAGTATTTTGTGAAAGGAAAAGCGGAGATGGTCCGCAGAAAACCGGAGGATCTGGCGAGTGATGAAGGCGGTGTTGTCACCGTAAAAGGCAAGCGTGCAGGAGCCTATAAAGATCCGGACGGCCTCCTCCATGCAGTGGATACAACTTGTACCCATATGGGATGTGAATGTGAATGGAACGACGGCGACCGAACGTGGGACTGCCCTTGCCACGGCTCAAGGTTCAATGTTCAAGGAGAGGTTATAGAAGGCCCTGCAGACAAGCCCTTAAGGAAGCTTGATTTGGAGTAA
- a CDS encoding SH3 domain-containing protein yields MKKRLSLIVTVMIIIVLTGCGLGAEESGEAQEETDFNVSDDSIVIAEGYRNIQPKRERDLGMYRKEETLTIEEELEQPADRAEEPVEDEKPQTKEVAQAEDEVPAETAPEQQEVTDASGTYYITAPSINVRSGGGTSYGVIGQIKQNEPVKVDGKTPNGWFRFEFQGQEGFVSGSFLGEEKVEVKAAVSSPGSTSSPAASSTSESSEEQEKEEPSSSSEETKTEEKKEELPAVARTKTASNTDQILTVVSTGGGSAKVEYWKKSGGTWNKEMSTNGFVGSNGVSANKVEGDRKAPTGAYRLGFAFGTENPGTKKSFRQITDNSYWISNVNDPEYNTWQERESSHAHDEHLIKYRDQYKYAMVINYNTHNPVSGKGSAIFLHISNGTPTLGCVSVPEAQMRMLMQELGDNAYIIIAGSESELAGY; encoded by the coding sequence TTGAAAAAGAGGTTGTCTTTAATCGTAACAGTGATGATTATTATTGTTTTAACAGGATGCGGCTTAGGAGCAGAAGAAAGTGGAGAGGCACAGGAAGAAACAGACTTCAATGTAAGTGACGACAGCATCGTTATTGCAGAAGGATATCGCAACATTCAGCCGAAGAGGGAGCGTGATCTTGGTATGTACAGAAAAGAAGAGACTCTCACAATAGAAGAGGAGCTGGAACAACCAGCCGACAGGGCAGAAGAGCCGGTGGAAGATGAGAAACCACAGACGAAAGAGGTTGCACAGGCAGAAGATGAGGTTCCGGCGGAAACCGCTCCTGAACAGCAGGAGGTCACAGACGCCAGTGGAACGTACTACATAACTGCTCCTTCCATCAATGTGAGGTCAGGAGGGGGAACAAGCTACGGCGTGATCGGACAGATAAAACAGAATGAACCTGTAAAAGTCGACGGCAAGACACCAAATGGCTGGTTCAGGTTTGAGTTTCAGGGACAGGAAGGGTTTGTAAGCGGGAGTTTCCTGGGAGAGGAGAAGGTGGAAGTGAAGGCAGCTGTGAGTTCCCCGGGCAGCACATCTTCACCGGCAGCCTCATCAACTTCAGAGAGTAGTGAGGAGCAGGAGAAAGAGGAACCGTCCAGTTCATCAGAAGAAACCAAAACAGAAGAAAAGAAAGAGGAGCTGCCGGCTGTCGCCAGAACGAAAACAGCTTCCAATACAGATCAGATTCTCACTGTTGTGAGCACCGGTGGAGGAAGTGCGAAGGTGGAGTACTGGAAAAAGTCCGGAGGCACCTGGAACAAGGAGATGTCGACAAACGGATTTGTAGGAAGCAACGGTGTGAGTGCAAACAAGGTTGAGGGAGACCGGAAAGCACCGACTGGCGCTTACCGTTTAGGATTTGCCTTTGGAACCGAAAATCCCGGAACGAAGAAATCGTTCAGGCAGATTACAGACAACTCTTACTGGATTTCCAATGTGAATGATCCTGAATACAATACGTGGCAGGAGCGGGAATCTTCTCATGCCCACGACGAACACCTGATCAAATACAGGGATCAGTATAAGTACGCCATGGTAATCAACTACAATACGCATAATCCGGTAAGCGGTAAAGGGAGTGCGATATTCCTTCACATCTCAAACGGCACTCCGACCCTTGGCTGTGTGTCGGTTCCGGAAGCACAGATGAGAATGCTTATGCAGGAGCTGGGTGACAATGCCTATATTATTATTGCAGGCAGTGAGAGTGAACTGGCGGGTTACTAG
- a CDS encoding tryptophan 2,3-dioxygenase family protein — protein sequence MGKTDYEKYIRTDELLNLQVSEDTASCDEELTFQVIHQISELHFKLIIQYIHQADSHMRKAELTKATEKLQRVTMHLEHLPPVFDMVKVISPRDYHTIRLALGRGSGQDSPGFNEILKLGPTLWEPFKALLEAESVSVVDLHENAKDRFELFQLMQGLTRFDECFQSFRHQHIQLVRRMIGLNTKSLKGVPAQMLERGAKFEFYPELWQAISDLTDLTGSSYNPRPLGEKKG from the coding sequence ATGGGAAAAACAGATTACGAGAAGTATATCCGGACAGATGAACTTTTAAACTTACAAGTCTCAGAGGATACTGCAAGCTGTGACGAAGAATTAACCTTTCAAGTTATTCATCAGATTTCCGAGCTTCACTTTAAACTGATTATCCAATACATTCATCAGGCTGACAGTCACATGAGAAAAGCGGAACTTACAAAGGCAACAGAGAAATTGCAGAGGGTCACGATGCATTTGGAGCATCTGCCTCCTGTTTTTGATATGGTCAAGGTTATCAGTCCGAGGGATTACCATACAATTCGCCTTGCTCTTGGAAGAGGGAGTGGACAGGACTCCCCCGGCTTCAATGAAATTCTGAAACTGGGCCCGACTCTCTGGGAGCCGTTTAAAGCATTACTTGAGGCGGAGTCCGTCAGTGTGGTTGACCTCCACGAAAATGCAAAAGACCGTTTTGAGCTGTTTCAGCTCATGCAGGGGCTTACCCGTTTTGACGAATGCTTTCAGTCGTTCAGACATCAGCACATCCAGCTTGTACGCCGGATGATCGGATTAAATACAAAGAGCCTGAAAGGAGTACCGGCGCAGATGCTTGAAAGAGGGGCGAAATTTGAATTTTACCCTGAACTCTGGCAGGCCATCAGTGACCTTACTGACCTTACAGGCTCGAGCTATAACCCACGCCCTCTTGGAGAAAAGAAAGGCTGA
- a CDS encoding Fur-regulated basic protein FbpA, whose translation MSKNAEEYLESRRQELIEKLLNKGVFKIGGHQLYHLTLRELEAEYAHVATRHQEV comes from the coding sequence GTGAGTAAGAACGCAGAGGAATACCTTGAAAGCCGCCGCCAGGAATTGATTGAAAAACTACTTAACAAAGGTGTATTTAAAATAGGCGGCCATCAGCTGTATCACCTGACACTTCGCGAGCTTGAAGCTGAATATGCCCATGTGGCGACCCGTCATCAGGAAGTATGA